The following are encoded in a window of Sulfurimonas sp. C5 genomic DNA:
- a CDS encoding cation:proton antiporter, whose protein sequence is MGHEMWSYSAIILFFVVIAKIISQKTSTIDVIWLIVFGSIGVNLGILPEHNEILEAIGDWGIVFIMFALGFDEDLNHFMQSLKRSFGIAVIGAVFPFLAGFYTAGLFGYGFNMQMIWGLTMTATAVSLTMVSLHEQGLHRTTASTAIMSAAVIDDILSLIGLSIMIPIAVKSSTTGSMIEFSQLSVIVFKVLTFFAIISFIGLVLFPDSLPKEKDKKYTLLLQIVIKIRSYLGIRQLLMAYSGKFTPLVMLFTAFVFGALADQFGFHPAIGAYFAGLFLREEYFMMEVDNEMRSHRKDSEFVINHLAYTIFGPIFFVELGSKLIIELELLIEIVPVVLTLFAAVFILQVLSAALAAKYTGRYAWYQSIMIGLGMLGRAELAFIVIDIAFVNEHLIDLKQFDILILTIFLLNITAPMVIKWWEPYYMGRKELEFFGVKFSK, encoded by the coding sequence ATGGGACACGAAATGTGGAGCTACTCTGCAATAATACTGTTTTTCGTTGTTATTGCAAAAATAATTTCTCAAAAAACATCCACGATCGATGTAATATGGTTAATTGTTTTTGGCTCTATAGGAGTGAACTTAGGGATATTGCCTGAACATAATGAAATACTTGAAGCAATCGGGGATTGGGGGATAGTATTTATTATGTTTGCACTTGGTTTTGATGAAGATCTTAACCATTTTATGCAAAGTTTAAAACGTAGTTTCGGGATAGCAGTAATAGGTGCAGTATTTCCATTTTTAGCAGGATTTTATACTGCTGGATTGTTTGGATACGGGTTTAATATGCAAATGATTTGGGGACTTACTATGACGGCAACAGCAGTTAGTTTGACTATGGTGTCTCTGCATGAACAAGGACTTCATAGGACAACTGCTTCTACGGCAATTATGAGTGCTGCTGTAATTGATGATATTTTATCACTTATCGGTCTTTCCATAATGATTCCTATTGCCGTAAAAAGTTCAACTACGGGTTCCATGATAGAGTTCTCTCAACTCTCCGTAATTGTTTTTAAAGTACTTACTTTCTTTGCAATTATCAGTTTTATAGGTTTAGTACTTTTCCCCGATTCTCTGCCAAAAGAAAAAGATAAAAAATATACTCTGCTTCTTCAGATAGTTATTAAAATTAGAAGCTATTTGGGAATCAGACAACTGCTGATGGCTTATAGCGGAAAATTCACCCCTTTGGTTATGCTCTTTACCGCTTTTGTTTTTGGAGCTTTGGCAGATCAGTTTGGATTTCATCCTGCAATAGGTGCTTATTTTGCAGGTTTGTTTTTGCGTGAAGAATATTTTATGATGGAAGTTGACAATGAGATGCGTTCACATAGAAAGGATAGTGAATTTGTTATAAATCATCTGGCTTACACTATCTTCGGTCCTATCTTTTTTGTTGAACTCGGTTCAAAACTGATTATAGAACTTGAATTGCTCATAGAAATAGTACCTGTTGTATTGACATTGTTTGCAGCCGTGTTTATCTTACAAGTTCTTTCAGCTGCATTAGCTGCTAAATATACGGGCAGGTATGCATGGTATCAAAGCATTATGATAGGGCTCGGTATGTTAGGACGTGCAGAACTTGCTTTTATTGTGATTGATATCGCATTTGTCAATGAGCATTTAATAGATCTCAAACAGTTCGATATTTTGATTCTAACAATCTTTTTACTAAATATTACGGCACCAATGGTTATAAAATGGTGGGAACCCTATTATATGGGTAGAAAAGAACTGGAGTTTTTTGGAGTTAAGTTCTCTAAGTAG
- a CDS encoding thiamine phosphate synthase, whose protein sequence is MKKYLITSDDFYTQEDTIFQETLEAQIKKHQPDFLLYRDKENQNYPKLAKTFIQVCNKHTSVKCFLHQDPFLAKELGATGVHLNSTQFESIAKAKEFGLEVIISTHTYDEVKKAQQLGADYVTYSPIFPSPNKGEPKGIEALKDLIEQVDIKVFALGGIIEEKQIQQVKDAKAYGFASIRYFY, encoded by the coding sequence ATGAAAAAATACTTGATCACTTCTGATGATTTTTACACACAAGAAGATACTATCTTTCAGGAGACACTGGAAGCACAGATTAAAAAACATCAACCCGATTTTCTTCTATACAGAGATAAAGAAAATCAAAATTATCCTAAGCTTGCAAAAACTTTTATACAAGTATGTAACAAACACACATCTGTAAAATGTTTTCTACATCAGGATCCCTTTTTAGCTAAAGAATTGGGAGCTACAGGTGTACATTTAAACTCTACTCAGTTTGAAAGTATTGCCAAGGCAAAAGAGTTTGGACTAGAAGTAATTATTTCCACACATACTTATGATGAAGTTAAAAAAGCACAACAACTCGGTGCAGATTATGTAACATACAGTCCGATATTTCCTTCACCAAACAAAGGAGAGCCCAAAGGAATTGAAGCTCTAAAAGATCTTATAGAACAAGTAGATATTAAAGTTTTTGCACTCGGCGGAATCATAGAAGAAAAACAGATCCAACAGGTCAAGGATGCTAAAGCATACGGTTTTGCATCTATACGTTATTTTTATTAA
- a CDS encoding DUF2237 domain-containing protein encodes MREMKELNALGGILEPCSLDPLTGFFRSGYCECGKNNESIHMVCIYATEEFLEYSKKAGNDLSTPMPQYNFPGLKPGDSWCLNGPSFARALKDGIDVKIFIHSTHINILKLVDLETLKKCAIDL; translated from the coding sequence ATGAGAGAGATGAAAGAACTTAACGCTCTTGGCGGTATTTTAGAACCATGTAGTTTAGATCCTTTAACAGGTTTTTTCCGTAGTGGTTATTGTGAATGTGGAAAAAACAATGAATCTATACATATGGTTTGTATCTATGCAACAGAAGAGTTTTTAGAATATTCAAAAAAAGCGGGTAATGACCTTTCGACTCCAATGCCGCAGTATAATTTTCCAGGATTGAAACCTGGTGATAGCTGGTGTTTAAACGGGCCTAGTTTTGCCCGTGCTTTGAAAGACGGTATTGATGTGAAAATATTTATACACTCTACTCATATCAATATTTTAAAACTAGTAGATTTAGAAACATTAAAAAAATGTGCTATTGATTTATAG